The Bradyrhizobium guangxiense genomic sequence GCCTACAACGCGCTGACGCCCACCGCCGTCCTTCTGTCGCAGCGCCTGATCGGCGCCAAGGTTTTCACCAAATGAGCAAGGCCAATCTCCTCGACCGCCGGCAGGTGGTGTCCACGCTGCTGGCGCACCGCAAGGACGCAGTCGCGATCGGCGGCCTCGGGGCCTCCACCAACGACATGTGCGCGGCCGGCGACCACGCCCGCAACTTCTATCTCTGGGGCGGCATGGGCGGGGCCGCGATGATCGGCCTCGGCCTGGCGCTGGCGCAGCCGAAGCTGCCGGTATTGGTCATCACCGGCGACGGCGAGATGCTGATGGGCATGGGCAGCCTTGCCACGATCGGCCTGCAGAAGCCGTCCAACCTCTCGATCGCAGTGCTCGACAATGAGGCCTATGGCGAGACCGGCGGCCAGACCAGCCACACCTCGACCGCCGCCGATCTCGTCGGCGTCGCCAAGGCCTGCGGCATCAAGGACAGCCGGGCTGTCACGACCATGGCCGAAGTCGAGGCCTTCGCCAAAGCCGTCCACGACGTTTCCGCGGGTCCGCGCTTTGCCAATGTGAAGATCGACAGCGCGGGCCTCGAGCGGATTTTGCCAACGCGGGATGGGACTTATATCCTCAACCGGATCCGCGGCGATCTCGGATTCCAGCCGATCTAGGTGTGGAGGCTACCCATTCCTTGGGGCGCCCAGT encodes the following:
- a CDS encoding thiamine pyrophosphate-dependent enzyme; translated protein: MSKANLLDRRQVVSTLLAHRKDAVAIGGLGASTNDMCAAGDHARNFYLWGGMGGAAMIGLGLALAQPKLPVLVITGDGEMLMGMGSLATIGLQKPSNLSIAVLDNEAYGETGGQTSHTSTAADLVGVAKACGIKDSRAVTTMAEVEAFAKAVHDVSAGPRFANVKIDSAGLERILPTRDGTYILNRIRGDLGFQPI